A region of the Mangifera indica cultivar Alphonso chromosome 10, CATAS_Mindica_2.1, whole genome shotgun sequence genome:
AAGttaaatgttacttttcttcagaaaattttaacctaaaaaaattgTAGGTTTGAAAATAGATAATCGATTTAATAGAGGCTCAATCATTAgtacattcaatttttttaaggtATCAGAGTTGTCAAGATTCCAATTGTCTCTAACATGTGATTGAAAGAACATTATTTCTAGCATCAACAAAAGGCATGACTACTCAGACAAATAAACCCTGCTTATCCTGGAACAGCAATCAGTAGAGCACCCGgaatatttgattgaataatttattacaactttggttcatataattatatttgcaAATATATGCTTCAAGAACATTTAAGAGCCTTAGGAAGTGGATCACGGTCTCCTGTAAGTCACAACCTGCTATGCTTACAGTAGGAACAATCCTGAAAATATGGGCCAGATGATCTGTAAAAATTTCGAAGggtaaagaaaaaggaaaatcagaaTGGGAAAAATACAGAATATGCTAAATGAATGATATTTACAATGATATTTATTACTTTCTTTacgaaaacaaaaataaacagaCAAATTTGCTTTCCGGAAATGTACATGAAAGAAATGTGCTAAAATCAATGTATTGCATACGTTCATGATGACTAGCTAAGTAATTATTAATGAGACACTTCAAAAAGTTTGTCTCATTCTGTTATTTTAAATGTACGAGTAAACTATTAATTCTGGTGTCAACAGCATTAGTGTGCAGCAAATTGTATAAAATTCTATTAACTGATGACATGAGTTGATTATATAAAAGCCCGCATGAGCATAAGAAATAAGTTATTTCAACAAGGGAAGCAAGCCAATCTGGATTGCCTGCTTATATTGTTTCTGAGGAGACAGGGTCAACTCCATCCATGAATTGCATTGTTTTCGGATCAACCAGCTATTATTGCTGTATTATTAACTGATGTGAAGCTACCACTACGAATTTTAAgctaaaaattattgatttgggGAGGGGAGCTGTTGGGAGacaatatataaatgtaattgATATAATGTTTAGATCCAAATTTGAAATCATGTTCCTAATTGAATATGTGGAAGAGATTCCTTTTGTCTCCTTTTATCTCACAACAGAGTTCTCCAATCTCTGAGCAATACGAGACAAAGGCTACGACTAACATGCTAAGAGAGGTTGACTCAGTCACTTCTGATGTCATTGAATCTTTGTTGTCTCTTATCTTAGGGCCAAAGTCTTCATCAAAACTGAGCAGCTGGCTCGCGGTTTCCAATCTAATGCAGCCAAAGAAGGTAGCATGTcaagaaacaaacataaatgaGTTTGAAAAGGTGGATGCTGAATTGTCAAATATCATTACTGACAAGACAAGCAAATTTGGCAACATGCAAAACCAGCTTCAAGAATTGGAGGGCAACGTTCAAAATCTCGAAGATGCACTCAAGTCTTTGATGAGACGTTTGATCAAAACTAAAGTCTCTCCTCTTAATATTATCaacaattagttttaaaaaaaattgatactcAATAGTTGTATGTTAAAGAAATATACTTGTATTTTCTTGTAAATACAAAATCACTTAGATTCACAAACAAACTGTTTTTTGATATCCTATCTTACTTTTCCTTATGAAGATCACTTACTTTTATGGCACAAAATGTTTGTTCAGATTTTCTATTTGCTAGCAGATGAAACTCACATTCTGCCTTAAGCAATTCTTGATGGTGTTTTCTTTTAATATGATGAATTAAAAACTCAATAGCCCAAAAGACGAAATTGCGAGAAtacaaaaaaggtaaaataattttaattaaaatttaagtgctCCTGAAAATTTTGCTCGGTAAAACCATAGgttaaaatagagaaataacAAACTCAGAGACTGGAATTACTAGTTTATGCCATTGCAATTCTTAAATACGTATCTGACATTTCATGATTCCTGTTGTCTCCTCATATATGATACAGGTTAATGAGAAATGATAGATTTAATCacacttttttaattaatataacatgtGATGGCTACCCATGTGTTGAGATCAATTACTTCTGCAACCTGGAATGGCAAGGGAAGTCGACATCGCGAACTTGCTCCCTGATCTTGAACAACGATTGGTGGCCTTATATCTGCTTACACATTTACGACCTTGAACATCatttgatttgttgtttttgCCTATAGATGCATCAAAAATATCAAGGGCCCTGTGAAAGGAATCACAGTCCAACCAATTTTCTAATGTTACAGTCTTACTCATTTAAGTATCAAGGacttaaaaatttaactcatgAAATTATGCAATAAACAACCTGCTAATTGCATATGGTGATGATGGTAAAAGCAAGATTTCCAGAACAAAGATTTTGAGTATGAAAGACAGTGCTGTGTCATAACTTGGTGTAGTTTTACTAGAAGGGTAATTTAGCAGACAGTTAAAAGAATTACAGCTGGCTGAAGCACATGCACAACCAAATCATACCAGAGAGGGGGATGCCCCCAGCTTGTAGCGTGGAGGCTTCAACATAAtgatgaattgaaaaaaaattacattagtaGGCTCTTTGACTGTTACCTTTTCTTCTGCTGTCAACACCACTCGTGTGCAGCAAACAATAATAGTTGTTGCCTCGTGTCTGCATCTTTTTACAATCCCCATACCTGATAAAATGATTTAACTGTATACAATCCCACAAAGGTGCCAGAGATGTTCTATTTCCTATAGGGAGGCAAGCCAAACTGGATTGCATCTCTTGTATTGCAGCTGAGGAAACATGGTCAACTCTATTCGTGCATTGCATTGCCTACGGATCATTGAGCAacaatttatgtattattaacCGCTGTGAAGATACTTCCATGATTTTGAATCTAAAAGATATTAAATAGGTGAGCTATTAGGAGACAATACATAAATAAGAGGAAAAGATTCCCCTTGTCTCgattatcttataaatatatatcggGCATATGGTCCCAGAATGAAGTAAATTGAACGACAGAATTCATTTCTAGACCTTCTCAATTccaaaagaaagggaaaaaatggCTGCTTCTTACCACAACAGTTTTCCagcaaaaatatcaatataacgcttgaatttataaattttaatgaattgaggtgatatttattctaaaaaattttccattaagCCCAAACCCCATTCAGAAAAATCACAGGCAAAGTTACTGTACTTTgccatttttatatttgaattctaTTTGAGTTGTGTGGTGCTATCTCAAATTAATTAGATTACTTCATCTATTCTCATGCTACCACTATAGTGTATAAATTTCAATGCCTGCTTATACTTGCTGATTCTTAGTACCTGATTCTACAAATTTATACATTAAGTATGCACCAGTGCACAACCATCATGTTTCCTACAGGAAACCAAGCCAAACTGGATTGCTCTCCATTGTACAGTTGCAGGGGAGACAGGCTCAACATCATTCATGCATCGTATAGTTTGCGGATCAATGAgagaagaaattatttatttttgactCCTGAGAAGATACTAGTGTGGTCTTGAAGCTATGAAAAGAAGAGTCAGGGAGCTGGTGGGAGACATTGCTTAAATGTAGCTAATATAATGTTCAGATCCAAATCTGAAATCATGTTCCTAATTGAATAAGCACAAGAGATTCCTTTTGTCTCTCgtattcattatatatatagagcatATGGTTAGGAAATGAAGGCAAATTGAACTGAACAATCTATTTCTGGGCATTTGCAATTcctaaggaagaaaaaatggCCCCTTCTTACCATACTCGCTCTAACAGTCTTCCTTCAAGACCACACCCAATTCACTCAGAACTTGATCAACATGTGAGCAGTTTCCGGGCTTCTCAAGCTACTTCTACTTCATCATCATCTATAAGCCATGAGATAAATGGTCTTCAAGATTTGCATGATTGTGTCGACAAGTTGCTTCAGTCAGCATCAATTCAACAAGCTTTAGCTCAACACGAGCAAAAGAAATGGGTTGATGAGTTGTTGAATGGATCTCTTAGACTCTTGGACATTTGTGGCATTGCTAAGGATTCCTTGGTACAAACCAAAGAAGCTGTACAAGGACTTCAATCAATTTTCCGCAGAAGAAGATGTGATGACATTGAGCTTACAAGTGAGGTTAAGAAATACTTGACCTCCAGGAAGGCAGTAAAAAAATCCATCCAGAAGACCTTGAAGAATTTGAACCAAAGATCCTCTACAATCGGTGTGGAACATGAGACAAGCATCATGTTAAGAGAGGTTGAAGCAGTCACTTTCAATGTGATCGAATCCTTGTTGTCTCTTATCTCAGGGCCAAGGGCTCCATCAAAGCTAAGCAGCTGGTCAGTGGTTTCCAAGTTAATGCAGCCAAAGGAAGTAGCATGCAAAGAAACTTACATAAATGAGTTTGAAAAGGTAGATGCTGAATTGTCTAGCATCATTGCTTACAAGACAAGCAAATCCAATAGCACTCACAACCAACTTAAAGAATTGGAGTCAAACATTCAAGAACTTGAAGAAGGAGTTGATTCCTTGTACAGGCGTCTGATTAAGACTAGAGTCTCTCTTCTCAACATCCTTAACAATTAGATTACAATATTTTGATACTGTATGTTTGTACATCAATCGAGTATGcttgtatattttattgataataaaccATTTAGAAGCAGAAatagtttttttcctttatatccaatcttcctttttttttcccctgaaGATCATTTACTTTTACAGCTAAAGATGATTGATTGATTACACTTGATTTCTGTTTCCTTGGAGCTGAAACTAGCATTCTACCAATAGCAGTCTtgatttatatttctttattcacTGTTTACCTCATGACTGATTAAACTTGACTGCTGAAATGATTGAACCTtattagaaattagtaaaagaaagTTCGAGTAACTTCAATTTGCTTTGATTTAGTATACTTTAACCTATGAAAGCCATATCAATACTTCTTGTTTTTCGATCAATCATTAGTTCAAGGCCATTggtaagaaattattaaataggCATGTATCAAGATTCCAATTGTCTCTAGGTGGctgatagaaaaaaaatcaattattgaagTTCACATGGTAGTCAATTGCAGTAACACAATTTGTGCTAGCTCTCCATGTGTTCGGATAATATTTCTGACGTCTGGAAATGGACATCATGGACCTTGCTCTTCCTTGAACATCAATCAGTAGGCAATTTATCATTCCTGGggtaaaaaggaaattataattGCTCAATAGTCACAGggataaaattaatgatatttaaacttgtttttgaatatttaagcATGATTGTGTTGGCAAGCAGGAACATCTGATTGCACAAGAGGCATTATCTTATAAACAACTATAAGTTCTATGTAAATGATGTGTAGCAGACCTTCATATTAGGACCCACATTAAAAATGTGTCTCACTCAGGTAATTGGCTATTACATTTTTCTAGTGTCGCCACCGCTTCCGCTTGTGCACACCAAATTGTAATAGTTGTAGTTGTGGATGTGCTTAAGACCACACGAGAGTCAGAAATATTGTATTTCCTGGAGTGAGGCAAGCCAAACTGTATTGCCTCTATTGTGTTGTTGATGTGGAGACATGGTCAACTCCATCTGTGATTTAAACTCATGGATCATTGAGTGAAAATTAATCTATTACCAAATAATAGGAAGACAAtattatgaattagaaacaGAAGAAGTATGCAGGTGGGAAGCAGGTGGGAGACATTACATAAATGTATGTGATATAATGTTATTGTTCAGATCCAAATCTGAAATCATGTTTCTAAATGAATAAATGAAAGAGATTCCTCGTCTCCTTtatctcataatatatattgagcATAAGGCCACAGGAGGAAGCCAGATTGAACTGAACAATTCATTTCCAGGCCTTTCGAATtccacacacacaaaaaatggCCGCTTCTTACCATACTCGCTCTAACAGTTTTCCTTCTAGACACCACCCAATCGCTTGTGAAGTTGATCAGCATTTGAGCAGGATAAATGCTTCTGAATTTACctccacatcatcatcatcaatcaGCAATCAGATCTATAGCCTTCAAGATTTGCATGATTGCGTCGACAAGTTGCTTCAGTTATCCCTGGCTCATCAACTAAAACAATCTGTTGATGAGTTGTTGAATGGACCTCTTAGACACTTGGATATCTGTAGCGTTGCTAAGGATGCCTTGCTGCAAACAAAAGAGTCTGTTCAAGGACTTCAATCCATTTACCGCAGAAGAAGGGCTGATGATATTGAACTTACAAGTGAGGTTACGAAATTCTTGACCTCTAGGAAAG
Encoded here:
- the LOC123227777 gene encoding uncharacterized protein LOC123227777 yields the protein MAPSYHTRSNSLPSRPHPIHSELDQHVSSFRASQATSTSSSSISHEINGLQDLHDCVDKLLQSASIQQALAQHEQKKWVDELLNGSLRLLDICGIAKDSLVQTKEAVQGLQSIFRRRRCDDIELTSEVKKYLTSRKAVKKSIQKTLKNLNQRSSTIGVEHETSIMLREVEAVTFNVIESLLSLISGPRAPSKLSSWSVVSKLMQPKEVACKETYINEFEKVDAELSSIIAYKTSKSNSTHNQLKELESNIQELEEGVDSLYRRLIKTRVSLLNILNN